A genomic segment from Chitinophagales bacterium encodes:
- a CDS encoding Hpt domain-containing protein, which produces MNRCRMEMLGDKFNINEILPLNPDISALEKLSAGDTAFVNEIITVFVAETPALLFEMDLALQNDNFKLLAALLHKYKSSVSLVGKKQLYLLAGNLELKIIQLKVSNDAESLQQDLNQLILISLGIIKYLKFRMLKLNNIY; this is translated from the coding sequence ATGAATAGGTGTAGAATGGAAATGCTTGGGGATAAATTTAATATAAATGAGATACTGCCTCTTAATCCGGACATTTCAGCTTTAGAAAAACTGAGTGCCGGTGACACAGCATTTGTAAATGAAATAATTACAGTTTTTGTAGCCGAAACACCAGCATTGCTATTTGAAATGGATTTGGCTCTTCAGAATGACAATTTCAAATTGCTTGCTGCGCTACTGCACAAGTATAAATCCTCTGTGAGTTTGGTAGGTAAAAAACAACTCTATTTGCTTGCAGGTAATCTTGAGCTAAAAATTATCCAACTTAAAGTTTCAAATGATGCTGAATCTTTACAGCAAGATTTAAATCAATTGATCTTAATAAGTCTGGGGATAATCAAGTATCTCAAATTCAGGATGTTAAAGCTCAACAATATTTACTGA
- a CDS encoding T9SS type A sorting domain-containing protein yields the protein MKNSLFVICIAIFTTLSYMVSGQANLSFNNNSSQINGNTSAFVQGAAPFMPCPPPRSIADSIVGSFVNANEATVFGNFSTVTNLMFTCPTTGNGSGFVSIAGSDSNRLRIVWDNIARAQFSCDDNLCPWYANGSSNLNASLTLVAQNIPPGRSAVVAYNYSVITHLNNRPEAFNEDTAYTTGVGLNIDGNNLLPGNFDLPPNIQGRYRGNYIGDQIGSMLVENGDTFTINITAMAYAAINPPGRTPNYERYDIAWAEYFGTMDIAIELVDTGYVYNPNGPLPPFVGGLFNCSNEALYFSVDIGSDAEWSDPNNSGNEVFDPGDIYQWRTNTAASGMVYNDASIFGSDPAPNATASAPLCNPALSIFDPGTVDSVAQHYFDIDGNDRIHIDLNNTTFGPGQRVNYVAGSCIHPPKYMLLSFDEDYAYAFIGNANSNLCVNPIDPDAVMGSALGKDEVLNSIVNIDSVTNRWMVTPAPLYRESEIHTDLSPDPDFTPSGKAFNNDIDALDAYKSSDCLYQYISVDHEARFTDNGVVLRPGVIYQVNDFGSIDPVIDPQLNLGIHPEIDINAFEFAWLPDLSDGGALKLALVFSVDNEDFYSSETQQDTLNPAVLYASFLDGSFFSLSDPVSYMAVDDTAAQAFIPNIDALAFSCRPFTSDSLNIFQPNNPPIDSNGTINNIEGRINDNIDLEVFPNPAKEQLFISYNLKSYARLDLRIFDMSGQELYMKNISKQQAGKHQHIISRDVLKQFSSGMHFVQITVSDGEKSSTYYRKVVIDQ from the coding sequence ATGAAAAATTCATTATTCGTTATTTGTATTGCAATTTTTACTACTTTAAGTTATATGGTTTCAGGTCAGGCAAATCTGAGCTTCAACAACAACTCTTCACAAATCAATGGGAATACATCAGCATTCGTACAAGGCGCTGCACCATTTATGCCATGTCCTCCACCTAGGTCCATTGCAGATTCAATTGTAGGTAGTTTTGTAAATGCAAATGAGGCTACTGTTTTTGGCAATTTTTCTACGGTTACCAACCTTATGTTTACCTGCCCTACTACGGGCAATGGAAGTGGCTTTGTAAGCATAGCCGGTTCTGACTCCAATCGCTTGCGAATAGTGTGGGACAATATAGCCCGTGCCCAATTCAGTTGTGATGACAACCTTTGTCCCTGGTATGCAAATGGTTCTTCCAATTTAAATGCATCATTGACTTTGGTAGCTCAAAATATCCCCCCAGGCAGAAGTGCGGTTGTAGCATACAATTACAGTGTAATCACACATTTAAACAACAGACCGGAAGCATTTAATGAAGATACGGCCTATACAACTGGCGTAGGGCTTAATATTGACGGAAACAATCTTTTGCCCGGAAATTTTGACCTTCCTCCAAATATACAAGGACGCTACAGGGGAAATTATATTGGCGATCAAATTGGAAGTATGCTCGTGGAAAATGGCGATACATTCACAATAAACATTACTGCAATGGCCTATGCGGCTATCAATCCACCGGGCAGAACACCGAACTATGAAAGATATGACATTGCCTGGGCAGAATATTTCGGCACTATGGATATTGCCATAGAATTGGTGGATACAGGCTATGTTTACAATCCGAATGGCCCATTGCCGCCTTTTGTAGGAGGTTTGTTCAACTGTTCAAATGAAGCACTGTATTTTTCTGTTGACATTGGCAGTGATGCCGAATGGAGTGATCCCAACAATAGCGGAAATGAAGTTTTTGATCCTGGAGATATTTATCAGTGGAGAACCAATACAGCGGCCTCCGGTATGGTTTATAATGATGCCAGTATTTTTGGTTCTGACCCGGCACCAAATGCCACAGCCTCTGCTCCTTTATGCAATCCCGCTTTGTCCATTTTTGATCCAGGAACTGTTGATTCAGTGGCACAACATTATTTTGATATTGATGGAAATGACCGCATTCATATCGATTTGAACAATACTACATTCGGCCCCGGGCAAAGGGTAAATTACGTAGCAGGATCATGTATTCACCCCCCTAAGTATATGCTCCTTTCTTTTGATGAGGATTATGCTTATGCATTTATAGGTAATGCAAATTCAAATTTATGCGTAAACCCTATAGATCCTGATGCAGTGATGGGTTCAGCACTTGGGAAAGATGAAGTATTGAATTCTATTGTCAATATAGATTCCGTAACAAACCGATGGATGGTCACCCCCGCACCGCTTTACAGAGAAAGTGAAATCCACACGGATCTTAGCCCCGATCCTGATTTCACGCCTTCAGGAAAAGCATTCAACAATGATATTGATGCGCTTGATGCTTATAAATCCAGCGACTGTCTTTACCAATATATATCTGTTGATCATGAAGCAAGATTTACCGATAATGGAGTGGTTTTAAGACCAGGTGTAATTTATCAGGTAAATGATTTTGGCAGTATTGATCCTGTAATTGATCCTCAATTAAACCTGGGAATTCACCCCGAAATTGATATCAATGCTTTTGAATTTGCCTGGTTACCCGACCTCTCAGATGGTGGTGCATTAAAACTTGCCCTGGTCTTTAGCGTGGACAATGAAGATTTCTATAGCAGTGAGACGCAACAAGACACATTAAACCCTGCCGTTTTATATGCCTCATTTTTAGATGGCAGTTTTTTCAGTTTAAGCGACCCCGTTTCTTATATGGCTGTAGATGATACGGCTGCCCAGGCTTTTATCCCCAATATTGATGCGCTTGCATTTTCCTGTCGTCCGTTTACATCAGATTCGCTTAATATTTTTCAACCCAACAATCCACCAATTGACAGTAATGGAACCATTAATAATATAGAAGGGCGAATAAATGACAATATTGATTTAGAAGTATTTCCTAATCCTGCTAAAGAACAATTATTTATTAGTTATAATCTAAAAAGCTATGCCCGTTTAGATTTACGCATTTTTGATATGAGTGGCCAAGAGCTTTATATGAAAAACATATCAAAACAACAGGCTGGTAAACACCAACACATAATAAGCCGGGACGTTTTAAAGCAGTTTTCTTCTGGAATGCACTTTGTTCAAATAACTGTTTCCGATGGTGAAAAAAGCAGTACTTATTACCGTAAAGTGGTGATTGATCAGTAA
- the pruA gene encoding L-glutamate gamma-semialdehyde dehydrogenase, which yields MIKGNFEVPIAVNEPVKSYAPGSPERKAINAALLAAKSEVRDIPMFINGKEVRTDNKVSMHPPHEKEHVLGHYHKGDEQHVKAAIEAALAAKSKWENMSWEQRASIFLKAADLLADKYRYKINAATMLCQSKNVFQAEIDSACELIDFLRFNVQYMTDIYNEQPESSEGVWNRTEYRPLEGFILAITPFNFTAISGNLPTAPALMGNTVVWKPSDTQIYSAWVIMEVLREAGLPDGVINLIYTDGPVTGEYALDHPGFAGVHFTGSTKTFQWMWKTIGENIYKYKSYPRIVGETGGKDFVVAHHSAQPKVVSTALSRGAFEFQGQKCSAASRAYIPKSIWPEVKEYLLEDLKTFKMGTTEDLGNFINAVIDEKSFDKIAGYIDQAKEDGQEIIAGGNYDKSRGYFIEPTVIVANDPKYTTMQEEIFGPVLTIYVYEEDFETVLDLVDSTSPYALTGAILAQDRVAIEQATERLKQAAGNFYINDKPTGAVVGQQPFGGARASGTNDKAGSLLNLLRWVSARSIKETFVPATDYRYPFMSES from the coding sequence ATGATAAAAGGAAATTTTGAAGTACCAATAGCAGTGAATGAACCCGTAAAATCCTATGCTCCGGGAAGTCCTGAAAGAAAAGCTATAAATGCTGCATTGCTTGCGGCCAAATCGGAAGTAAGGGATATTCCCATGTTTATCAATGGCAAGGAAGTACGAACCGATAATAAAGTATCCATGCATCCACCCCACGAAAAAGAACATGTGCTGGGGCATTACCACAAAGGGGATGAACAGCATGTGAAAGCGGCTATTGAAGCTGCACTTGCCGCAAAAAGCAAATGGGAAAACATGAGCTGGGAACAACGCGCTTCTATATTTCTGAAAGCTGCCGATCTCCTGGCAGACAAATACCGCTACAAAATCAATGCAGCTACTATGCTTTGCCAGTCTAAAAATGTATTCCAGGCAGAAATTGATTCTGCCTGCGAATTGATTGACTTTTTGCGCTTTAATGTTCAGTACATGACAGACATTTACAATGAACAGCCCGAATCCTCTGAAGGAGTTTGGAACAGAACTGAATACAGACCATTAGAAGGGTTTATACTGGCCATCACTCCTTTTAATTTCACTGCAATTTCAGGCAACTTGCCCACGGCTCCTGCTTTGATGGGCAATACAGTGGTATGGAAACCTTCCGACACTCAGATTTATTCCGCATGGGTTATTATGGAAGTCTTGCGTGAGGCCGGTTTACCGGATGGCGTGATCAACCTGATTTATACAGATGGCCCGGTTACTGGAGAATACGCTTTGGATCACCCCGGTTTTGCAGGCGTGCATTTCACGGGCTCCACCAAAACTTTCCAGTGGATGTGGAAAACCATTGGCGAAAATATTTACAAGTACAAAAGTTACCCTCGTATTGTAGGCGAAACCGGGGGAAAGGATTTTGTAGTCGCGCACCATTCAGCTCAACCCAAAGTAGTGAGTACCGCCCTGTCGCGCGGAGCTTTTGAGTTTCAGGGACAAAAATGTTCTGCTGCTTCAAGAGCCTATATCCCAAAATCAATATGGCCTGAAGTAAAAGAATACTTGCTCGAGGATTTGAAAACTTTTAAGATGGGCACTACCGAAGATCTGGGCAATTTTATAAATGCAGTAATCGATGAAAAATCATTCGATAAGATTGCAGGCTATATCGACCAGGCAAAAGAAGACGGACAGGAAATCATTGCTGGCGGGAATTATGACAAAAGCAGAGGCTACTTCATTGAACCTACAGTGATTGTCGCAAATGATCCCAAATACACCACTATGCAAGAAGAGATTTTCGGGCCTGTACTTACCATATATGTTTATGAAGAAGATTTTGAAACAGTATTGGACCTTGTTGATTCCACTTCGCCCTATGCACTTACCGGGGCTATTTTGGCACAGGATCGTGTGGCCATCGAACAAGCTACAGAAAGATTAAAGCAAGCAGCCGGCAATTTTTACATCAATGACAAACCAACCGGAGCAGTTGTGGGGCAACAGCCTTTCGGAGGGGCACGAGCATCAGGAACAAACGACAAAGCAGGCTCACTCTTAAATTTATTGAGATGGGTTTCTGCACGTTCCATTAAGGAAACATTCGTACCTGCTACCGATTACAGGTATCCTTTTATGAGTGAATCATAG
- a CDS encoding DNA translocase FtsK, with protein MAETKRKSRKKTNSNSASGKNKTVTKSNKFGFLKDERTPKILGLFMLFVSILLTLSFISYLGSMSSDFSEVHNKPFDYLFNYEGTKEASNLAGRLGAVIAHHVFYYGFGLASFLFLPLAFVLSIKLLFKSSAIPLGKIFRHSFVFLIWISLVLGFALQSADFPYGGAFGKYLTNSLTTIIGSVGLVLIVLFSAITYIIVVFNPSFSFHNRIMDRVKESKKAFRFTDDDSEVKEWQEKIKEENKAAEPELSREKDYSEAANNNSEDKNTASESIEFEVPKSESKKKNKDEPNLDLEINTPQDGEDTEAQSYDEQQDLEIEAAREEKFMAENAPEFDPRLDLSDYKFPGLDLLNKYGDNEIELDKEELEKNKEQILETLSNYNISISSIKATVGPTVTLYEIVPAAGVRISKIKNLEDDIALSLAALGIRIIAPIPGKGTIGIEVPNVKKEIVSMHDLIASEKFQKSKFELPIVLGKTISNEIFIADLAKMPHMLMAGATGQGKSVGLNAILVSLLYRKHPAELKFVLIDPKKVELTLFKNIEKHYLAKLPGEEESIITDTKKVIATLNALCIEMDNRYDLLKEAQVRNIKEYNAKFKARRLNPEKGHQFLPYFVLVIDEFADLMMTAGKEVETPIARLAQLARAIGIHLVIATQRPSVNIITGVIKANFPARIAFKVSSKVDSRTILDTGGADQLIGRGDMLLSDSGNMVRLQCGFVDTPEVEDITNFIGEQRGYPEVHQLPEYDGEDNEGVVGGLAPEDRDPLFEEAAQVIVQNQQGSTSLIQRRMKLGYNRAGRIMDQLEAAGIVGPNEGSKAREVLIPDMYQLEQFLSSNA; from the coding sequence ATGGCTGAAACAAAAAGAAAATCACGTAAGAAAACCAACAGTAACTCTGCATCAGGCAAAAATAAGACTGTCACAAAAAGTAATAAATTTGGTTTTTTAAAGGATGAAAGAACCCCGAAAATTCTGGGTTTGTTTATGCTATTTGTCTCCATATTGCTGACCCTTTCTTTTATATCTTACCTGGGTTCAATGTCGAGTGATTTTTCAGAAGTACACAACAAGCCATTTGATTATTTATTCAATTATGAAGGGACAAAAGAAGCTTCTAATCTAGCGGGTAGGCTTGGTGCTGTAATTGCACATCATGTATTTTATTATGGCTTCGGCCTGGCTTCTTTCCTCTTTCTTCCTCTTGCATTTGTGTTGAGTATTAAATTACTGTTCAAAAGTAGTGCAATACCCCTGGGGAAAATTTTTCGCCACTCATTTGTGTTTCTTATCTGGATATCGCTGGTATTGGGTTTCGCATTGCAATCAGCTGATTTTCCCTATGGTGGAGCTTTTGGCAAATATTTGACAAATAGCCTGACTACTATTATCGGAAGCGTTGGTTTAGTACTTATTGTTTTGTTTTCGGCTATAACTTACATCATTGTTGTTTTTAACCCGAGCTTTTCTTTCCACAACAGGATTATGGATCGTGTGAAAGAGAGCAAAAAGGCTTTCCGTTTTACAGATGATGACAGTGAAGTAAAAGAATGGCAGGAAAAAATCAAGGAAGAAAACAAAGCAGCTGAACCTGAGCTGTCAAGAGAAAAAGATTATTCTGAAGCAGCGAATAATAATTCTGAAGATAAAAATACTGCTTCAGAAAGTATTGAGTTTGAAGTACCCAAAAGTGAGTCGAAGAAAAAAAACAAGGATGAACCTAATCTCGACCTGGAGATCAATACTCCACAGGATGGAGAAGACACTGAAGCACAAAGCTATGACGAGCAGCAAGATTTAGAAATAGAGGCTGCGCGTGAAGAAAAATTCATGGCTGAAAATGCCCCCGAATTTGACCCTAGACTTGATCTTTCTGATTATAAGTTTCCCGGTCTTGATCTCTTGAATAAATACGGGGACAATGAAATAGAACTGGATAAAGAGGAGTTGGAAAAAAACAAGGAGCAAATCCTTGAAACCCTTAGCAATTACAATATCAGTATTTCAAGTATAAAAGCTACGGTTGGCCCTACGGTTACACTTTATGAAATTGTACCGGCAGCCGGAGTCCGCATTTCCAAGATCAAAAATCTGGAAGACGACATTGCACTTTCGCTTGCAGCACTGGGCATCCGTATTATCGCGCCAATACCCGGAAAAGGAACCATTGGTATTGAAGTGCCAAACGTGAAAAAGGAAATTGTTTCCATGCACGATTTGATCGCATCTGAAAAATTCCAAAAATCAAAATTTGAACTGCCCATTGTGTTGGGGAAAACCATTTCCAATGAAATTTTTATAGCAGATCTGGCAAAAATGCCGCATATGCTTATGGCCGGTGCTACCGGACAGGGTAAATCTGTTGGCTTAAATGCAATTTTGGTATCGCTGCTTTATCGCAAACATCCGGCAGAATTGAAATTTGTATTGATCGATCCTAAAAAGGTGGAGCTTACACTTTTCAAAAATATTGAGAAACATTATCTCGCGAAATTGCCCGGTGAGGAAGAATCAATTATAACAGATACCAAAAAAGTGATTGCTACATTGAATGCACTTTGTATTGAAATGGACAATCGCTATGATCTGCTCAAAGAAGCACAGGTAAGAAATATAAAAGAGTACAATGCCAAATTCAAGGCAAGAAGATTGAACCCAGAAAAAGGCCATCAGTTTTTGCCCTATTTCGTTTTGGTAATTGACGAGTTTGCCGACCTGATGATGACAGCCGGTAAAGAGGTGGAAACACCAATAGCCAGATTGGCGCAATTGGCCCGTGCCATTGGTATTCATTTGGTGATTGCCACACAAAGACCATCTGTGAATATTATTACAGGTGTGATCAAAGCCAATTTCCCGGCACGTATTGCCTTTAAGGTTTCCTCTAAAGTGGATTCACGCACCATACTTGATACTGGTGGAGCAGATCAACTGATCGGTAGGGGAGATATGCTTTTGAGTGATAGCGGCAATATGGTGCGCTTGCAGTGTGGCTTTGTGGATACACCAGAAGTGGAAGACATTACAAATTTTATTGGAGAACAAAGAGGATATCCCGAAGTGCATCAATTGCCTGAGTATGATGGAGAGGACAATGAGGGCGTAGTTGGTGGACTTGCACCCGAAGATCGCGATCCGCTTTTTGAGGAAGCAGCACAGGTTATTGTGCAAAATCAACAAGGTTCTACTTCACTGATACAAAGAAGAATGAAATTGGGATACAATCGTGCAGGGCGAATTATGGATCAATTGGAGGCTGCGGGTATTGTTGGCCCCAATGAAGGAAGCAAAGCAAGGGAAGTATTGATTCCCGACATGTATCAATTGGAACAGTTTTTGAGCTCAAACGCGTAA
- a CDS encoding outer membrane lipoprotein carrier protein LolA: protein MTKLYTCLWITLSLFFIGESTVQGQDRKIENDPEAKVILDKVSKKYRSFKSLKVEFKLSMESAEGDLNESYNGSAIIKDEKYRLETDQLIVICDNVKRWTYLKDSKELQINFYEPDPENIESPAQLFTIYEKDFYYRLLEENNGVAKIELIPQDISESPFERIHLFVNTAKSEIEKAQIRNKDKVEFTWQIETFNPNLELDEGQVFAFDNSKHEVVHEEDLTK from the coding sequence ATGACAAAATTATATACTTGCCTTTGGATAACATTAAGTTTGTTTTTTATTGGCGAAAGTACAGTTCAGGGGCAAGATAGAAAGATTGAGAACGACCCCGAAGCAAAAGTTATTCTCGACAAGGTGAGCAAAAAATACCGATCTTTTAAATCACTGAAAGTTGAATTCAAGCTCAGTATGGAATCTGCAGAAGGAGATTTGAATGAAAGTTACAATGGTTCTGCAATAATTAAGGATGAAAAATACCGCCTTGAGACCGATCAGCTTATAGTGATTTGCGACAATGTAAAGCGCTGGACTTATTTGAAGGATTCCAAAGAATTGCAGATCAACTTCTACGAGCCAGACCCGGAAAACATTGAAAGCCCGGCCCAGTTGTTTACAATTTATGAAAAGGATTTTTACTACAGATTATTGGAAGAAAACAATGGAGTGGCCAAAATCGAATTGATTCCACAAGATATTTCTGAAAGCCCATTTGAGCGCATTCATTTGTTTGTAAATACTGCGAAAAGTGAAATTGAAAAGGCACAAATCCGCAATAAAGATAAAGTGGAATTCACCTGGCAAATTGAGACTTTTAATCCAAATCTGGAACTGGACGAAGGGCAGGTTTTTGCCTTTGACAACTCAAAACACGAGGTAGTACACGAGGAGGATTTGACGAAGTAG
- the lpdA gene encoding dihydrolipoyl dehydrogenase yields the protein MDFDIIVVGSGPGGYVAAIRASQLGKKVAVVEKAELGGVCLNWGCIPTKALLKSAQVFDYINHADDYGIEVKSAKADFPAMVKRSRGSANQMSKGIQFLMKKNKIEVLAGTGKVKPGKKVEVKSEDGKSKDYSASHIIIATGAHSKELPNLKQDGKKIIGYREAMTLEKQPKKMVVVGAGAIGVEFAYFYNSIGTEVTIVEYLPNLVPNEDEEVSKELQKNFKKKGIKMMLGSAVEKVDTKGKSCEVHVKNDKGTEKLEADIVLSAVGITPNIEDIGLESVGIKTEKGIIKTDEFYKTNVDGYYAIGDVVKGPALAHVASAEGIVCVEKIAGENPEPLNYNNLPACTYCQPEVASVGYTEKAAKEAGYEIKVGKFPFSASGKASAAGVKEGFVKVIFDAKYGEWLGAHMIGANVTEMIAEAVVARKLETTGHEIIKSVHPHPTMSEAVMEAAAAAYGEVIHL from the coding sequence ATGGATTTTGACATCATAGTAGTAGGAAGCGGCCCGGGCGGGTATGTTGCTGCAATTAGGGCTTCGCAGTTGGGAAAGAAAGTAGCAGTGGTAGAAAAAGCAGAGCTGGGCGGAGTTTGCCTCAATTGGGGCTGTATTCCCACCAAGGCATTGCTGAAAAGCGCGCAGGTATTTGATTATATCAATCATGCAGATGATTATGGAATAGAGGTAAAAAGCGCCAAAGCCGATTTTCCGGCAATGGTGAAAAGAAGCCGTGGCAGTGCCAATCAAATGAGCAAAGGCATTCAGTTTTTGATGAAGAAAAACAAGATTGAAGTCTTGGCAGGAACCGGAAAAGTAAAACCCGGCAAAAAAGTGGAAGTAAAATCTGAGGATGGGAAATCAAAAGACTACTCAGCTTCACATATTATTATTGCAACAGGTGCTCACTCAAAAGAATTACCAAACTTAAAACAAGATGGCAAAAAGATCATTGGCTATCGCGAGGCCATGACATTGGAAAAGCAGCCCAAGAAAATGGTAGTGGTTGGTGCAGGGGCTATAGGCGTAGAGTTTGCCTATTTCTACAATAGCATTGGCACGGAAGTAACTATAGTGGAATATTTGCCCAATCTAGTTCCCAATGAGGACGAGGAAGTGTCTAAGGAATTGCAGAAAAATTTCAAGAAAAAAGGCATCAAAATGATGCTGGGCAGTGCAGTAGAGAAAGTAGATACCAAAGGTAAATCCTGTGAGGTGCATGTGAAAAATGACAAAGGCACTGAAAAATTAGAAGCCGATATTGTCTTGTCAGCAGTTGGAATAACCCCGAATATCGAGGACATAGGGCTAGAATCCGTGGGGATAAAAACCGAAAAAGGCATCATTAAAACCGATGAGTTTTACAAAACCAATGTGGATGGCTACTATGCAATAGGCGATGTGGTGAAAGGTCCTGCGCTGGCGCATGTGGCTTCTGCTGAGGGTATAGTGTGCGTGGAAAAAATTGCAGGGGAAAATCCCGAACCGCTGAACTACAATAATTTACCAGCATGTACTTACTGTCAACCAGAAGTAGCATCCGTAGGATATACCGAAAAAGCTGCAAAAGAAGCCGGATACGAGATCAAGGTGGGCAAATTTCCATTTTCCGCCAGTGGTAAAGCAAGCGCGGCCGGTGTGAAAGAAGGATTTGTGAAAGTGATTTTCGATGCTAAATATGGCGAATGGCTTGGCGCACATATGATTGGTGCCAATGTAACGGAAATGATAGCTGAGGCTGTTGTGGCTCGCAAACTCGAAACCACAGGACACGAGATCATCAAATCGGTTCATCCGCACCCTACTATGTCAGAGGCTGTGATGGAAGCAGCCGCAGCGGCTTATGGTGAAGTGATTCATTTGTAG
- a CDS encoding glycerophosphodiester phosphodiesterase, translating into MLKPVLIFLLLSLTIPLISLAQERPPEKFDVQGHRGCRGLYPENSIPGFIHAVDLGVTTLEIDVVITKDNKVILSHEPYMSPQICLDREGNELPEDSREKLNIYEMNYDEIREYDCGSKPHPQFSEQKKVKVHKPLLSEVIDEVENYTKANKLEPVFYNIETKTTEEGDHIYHPEPSEFVDLLIDELNHHGIEDRVIIQSFDPRTLEVVKVDYPNYKTALLLGQNQKLGEQLKILGSMPDILSPHYSLVNQGLMAEMNSRNIQVVPWTVNEQKDMLQMIEHGIKAIITDYPDRLLKLLEEN; encoded by the coding sequence ATGCTTAAGCCTGTACTGATCTTTCTGTTATTGAGCCTTACTATTCCTTTAATTTCACTTGCGCAAGAAAGACCTCCTGAAAAATTTGATGTACAGGGACACAGGGGCTGTCGTGGCTTATATCCCGAAAATAGCATTCCCGGGTTTATACATGCTGTTGATCTTGGTGTAACAACCCTTGAAATTGATGTGGTCATCACCAAAGACAATAAGGTAATACTATCGCATGAACCATATATGTCCCCACAAATATGTTTGGACAGGGAAGGAAATGAATTGCCAGAAGACAGCCGCGAAAAGCTCAATATTTATGAAATGAATTACGATGAAATCAGGGAGTACGATTGTGGCAGTAAACCCCACCCGCAATTTTCTGAGCAAAAGAAAGTGAAAGTCCACAAACCACTGCTTTCGGAGGTGATCGATGAAGTTGAGAATTATACAAAAGCGAATAAGCTGGAGCCGGTATTTTATAATATTGAGACCAAAACAACCGAAGAAGGCGATCATATTTATCATCCTGAACCTTCTGAATTTGTCGATTTATTAATAGATGAGTTGAATCATCATGGTATTGAAGACCGGGTGATCATCCAATCTTTTGATCCTCGAACCCTGGAAGTTGTAAAAGTGGATTATCCGAATTACAAAACAGCATTGTTGCTTGGACAAAACCAAAAGCTGGGCGAACAGTTAAAAATACTCGGTTCTATGCCGGATATTCTCAGCCCGCATTATTCTTTGGTAAATCAAGGTTTGATGGCCGAAATGAACAGCCGCAATATACAGGTGGTTCCCTGGACTGTGAATGAGCAGAAAGATATGCTGCAAATGATAGAACATGGCATAAAAGCAATAATTACGGATTATCCTGATAGGTTGCTTAAATTGCTTGAAGAAAATTGA